A genome region from Haliotis asinina isolate JCU_RB_2024 chromosome 11, JCU_Hal_asi_v2, whole genome shotgun sequence includes the following:
- the LOC137256241 gene encoding glycoprotein-N-acetylgalactosamine 3-beta-galactosyltransferase 1-like, with protein sequence MKYSTIHLLCGFGCGLIFSYLFLSNPVVQSQTRIKVQQDCPDDVNLRHVGSGNRNIPKSNNHDLGKWRDINKTRVLCWIMTAPKNLKTKAQYVKESWGKRCDKLLFYSSTTDESFPTIGLNVPEGREHLTAKTMQAFRHIYANHLTEADWFLKADDDTYVLVDNLKYFLSKQNKDEAVYFGNHFKHFIPEGYNSGGAGYVLSYEALRRFGKMGNNVCSQDGGAEDAEFGKCLAKLGGKVGRSLDEEGKTTFHAYHPLTHMEGAYPEWVKAHTVHGARSGAGNISNFPITFHYVRGKEMLALEFYIYHVKHASGEGKV encoded by the exons ATGAAATACTCCACCATCCACCTTCTTTGCGGCTTTGGTTGCGGTCTGATTTTCTCCTATCTGTTTCTCAGCAACCCCGTCGTGCAGTCACAGACGAGGATCAAGGTCCAACAAGATTGCCCGGATGACGTTAATTTACGACATGTCGGAAGTGGTAACCGAAACATCCCAAAATCtaataaccatg ATCTGGGAAAGTGGCGTGATATCAACAAAACCCGAGTCTTGTGCTGGATAATGACTGCGCCAAAGAATTTGAAGACCAAAGCTCAATATGTCAAGGAGTCGTGGGGAAAACGATGCGATAAACTTCTTTTCTACAGCTCGACTACTGATGAATCCTTCCCTACCATTGGTCTTAACGTACCCGAAGGAAGAGAACACCTTACGGCTAAGACTATGCAGGCTTTCCGACATATTTATGCCAACCACTTGACAGAAGCGGACTGGTTTCTTAAGGCGGACGACGATACGTATGTCTTGGTGGACAACTTGAAATACTTTTTatctaaacaaaacaaagatgaAGCAGTATATTTTGGAAACCATTTCAAGCATTTCATACCGGAGGGATACAACAGCGGAGGTGCCGGTTATGTGTTGAGCTATGAGGCTTTGAGAAGGTTCGGCAAAATGGGAAATAACGTGTGTTCCCAAGATGGCGGAGCCGAAGACGCAGAGTTCGGCAAATGCCTTGCAAAACTTGGTGGGAAGGTTGGCAGATCATTGGACGAGGAAGGGAAGACTACATTTCATGCGTATCATCCTTTGACACACATGGAAGGCGCATATCCAGAATGGGTGAAGGCCCATACAGTGCATGGAGCAAGATCA gGCGCCggaaacatcagtaattttcCCATTACGTTTCATTACGTCCGTGGAAAGGAGATGCTGGCTCTCGAGTTCTATATATACCATGTGAAACACGCTAGCGGGGAGGGAAAGGTTTGA